One genomic segment of Pristiophorus japonicus isolate sPriJap1 unplaced genomic scaffold, sPriJap1.hap1 HAP1_SCAFFOLD_565, whole genome shotgun sequence includes these proteins:
- the LOC139254647 gene encoding myc-associated zinc finger protein-like isoform X2 — translation MDATWSSFIFQTAGADQTPGVQADLLPMLTAASVSQEAARPLSAPGPTESPLGAERPKNPPPQPRAGPEPYKSKPRNKGPFVCRLCSKEFKNNYNLRRHQGTHSGAGDRGQPSTGGSGTITTTATACAGPNPPTMVPIALLSMTMAAVGVGGGGGGVMGPLGAAEPLPLPPGPGSGLAPSPSPARRVRKNHSCELCGKAFRDVYHLNRHKLSHSDEKPFECPVCQQRFKRKDRMSYHVRSHEGGINKPYICSHCGKGFSRPDHLNSHVRQVHSTERPFKCQTCEAAFATKDRLRAHMIRHEEKVPCHICGKLLSAAYITDHMKVHSEGPNHTCDICNKGSAESCPLAAAVAPVATSPRPAEGVAFLTQALSSPPW, via the exons ATGGACGCCACTTGGAGCAGCTTCATCTTCCAG ACGGCCGGTGCTGACCAGACTCCAGGTGTCCAGGCCGACCTCCTGCCCATGCTGACCGCGGCCTCCGTGTCTCAGGAAGCCGCCCGCCCGCTCTCGGCCCCCGGGCCGACGGAGAGCCCACTGGGTGCGGAGCGGCCCAAGAACCCGCCGCCCCAGCCCCGTGCCGGCCCGGAGCCCTACAAGAGCAAACCCCGCAACAAGGGTCCCTTCGTCTGCCGCCTCTGCTCCAAGGAGTTCAAGAACAACTACAACCTGCGGCGGCATCAGGGCACCCACTCGGGGGCGGGCGACCGGGGGCAACCGTCCACAGGTGGCAGCGGCACCATCACCACCACAGCGACCGCCTGCGCCggccccaacccccccaccatgGTGCCCATCGCGCTGCTGAGCATGACGATGGCtgcggtgggggtgggaggagggggaggaggagtcaTGGGCCCGCTGGGGGCCGCcgagcccctgcccctgcccccgggcCCAGGCAGCGGCCTAGCGCCCTCCCCCTCGCCCGCCCGACGGGTCCGCAAGAACCACAGCTGTGAGCTGTGCGGAAAGGCCTTTCGCGACGTCTACCATCTCAACCGACACAAGCTCTCGCACTCCGACGAGAAGCCCTTTGAGTGTCCCGTCTGTCAGCAGCGTTTCAAGCGCAAGGACCGCATGAGCTACCACGTGCGCTCACACGAGGGGGGCATCAACAAGCCCTACATCTGCAGCCATTGTGGGAAGGGCTTCTCCAG GCCCGACCACCTGAACAGTCATGTCCGACAAGTTCATTCCACAGAACGACCCTTCAAGTGTCAG ACCTGCGAGGCTGCCTTTGCCACAAAGGACCGTCTACGGGCCCACATGATCCGGCACGAGGAGAAGGTGCCGTGCCACATCTGTGGGAAGTTGCTGAGTGCGGCCTACATCACTGACCACATGAAGGTCCACAGCGAGGGTCCCAACCACACCTGCGACATCTGCAACAAgg